ATTTGGTCAGATGGTTATTTTGTATCCACAGTTGGGGTAAATGAGTACGCGATCAAGCGCTATATAGAGCATCAAGGGCAAGAAGACTTGGGGCAAGCGCAGCTTGTACTCGGCCTATAGGCCGACCGGGATACCACGGGGCTTGCCCCGTGGAGTGTTCACCAGGTCCAATTTTTGACGCCCCCGTTTGTTTGTAAGCAGGCACTGAAATAAGGTACTGTCGCAAAGTTTTTAAAAGAGATGGTTCATAAAAAGAGAATCTGTTAAGCAAGCTTTTCCCATAAAGGTGGAGGAAAGGCTTATGAATATCTTCAAAGGTTGTCATTATCCCAAAGATGTCATCATGATGGCTGTTCGCTGGTATTTAGCCTATTCCTTAAGCTACCGGAAGGTTGAAGAGTTTCTGGAGGAGCGTTGAGTCTATTGAGATCATGCCACGGTCAATCGTGGGGTAATTAAGTTTTCAGTGATTTTTTAGGAAACGCAAAAAGCCAGTAGGCAACAGCTGGCGCATGGATGAAACCTATATCAAGATTAAGGGGAAATGGTTTTATTATTACCGTGCGGTCGATAAAGCAGGGAAGACAATTGACTTTTATCTGAGTGAGAAACGAGATAAGAAAGCAGCCCGGGGATTCTTTGAAAAGGCCATTGCCAGCAGTGGAAAGCCTGAAAAAGTAAACATTGACAAAAGCGGCGCCAACTTAGCGGCGCTGACATCCCTCAATGATTATCTGCCTGCAGAAGAAAGGATCTGCGTTCGTCAGCTTAAGATTCTGAACCAAATCATCGAACAGGACCATAGGTTTATCAAAAGGATTACCAAGCCCATGATGGGATTCAAAAGCTTTTGGGGGGCTCAAGCTACACTGATTGGAATCGAATTATGTCATATGCTTAAAAAAGGACAAAATGCCATGATCCCAACTTTATCCCCTTGGCAGCAATTTTATGCCCTCATAGGATAAATCTGTCCAGAACGGACGCTCATCATCGCCTTTAAAAAAATTTTCGACAGAGCCAAGTTTTACATGTCGCAATAATTGGGCCCGCTGCCGCCTTGAGGGGGAACCCAGTTGATATTTTGAGTGGGGTCTTTGATGTCGCACGTTTTGCAATGAATGCAGTTTTGAGAATTAATCTGGAGCTTGGGTCGACCCTCTTCCTTCACAATTTCATAAACGCCAGCGGGACAATAGCGCGTTTCGGGACTTCCGTATTCGCGATAATTCACCAGCATCATACGTTCGGGATCACGCAAAGTCAGATGGCACGGCTGGTTTTCATCGTGGCTGATATTGGAGAGATAGACGGAGGACAATCGATCAAAAGTAATCTGATTGTCTGGCTTGGGATAGTCAATTTTTTGAAAATACTCTGCAAATTTTGTGGTTTTAAAATCGGCACGATGTTTAAGCGTCCAGGGACTTTTTCCGCGGGTAATGAAGGTTTCAAAAGCCGCATTCAAAAGGCCTACCCAGAGCCCCTTTTGAAATCCAGGGCGGATGTTACGTACTTGATAAAGTTCCTTCCAGACCCAGCTTTTTTGAAGTCGGTCTTTGTAATTGAATTCGGAACCTTTCGTGAGATGCTCAAATGCAGCTTCTGCAGCCACCATTCCAGATTTCATGGCGGTGTGGGACCCTTTTATTTTGGGCACATTTAAAAAACCGGCGGCACATCCAATTACTGCACCGCCTGGGAATGTGAGTGCAGGGATGGATTGAAAGCCCCCTTCATTGAGTGCGCGGGCGCCATAGGAAAGCCTTTTGGCCCCTTCAAAAACACCTCTGATTTTGGGATGGAGTTTAAAACGCTGGAATTCCTCAAATGGGCTTAGGTAAGGATTGGGATAATCGAGTCCCACCACAAATCCCACGGCAATCATAGAGTTTGACATATGATAAAGAAAGGAGCCCCCATAGGTGTTCGTTTGAAGTGGCCAGCCGATGGTATGAAGAACTTCGCCTTCGCGGTGGTGTGCAGGATCGATTTCCCAAATTTCCTTAATTCCAAGGCCATAGGTCTGAGGCATTGCCTCATTCCTTAAATTGAATTGTTTTTCCAATTGTTTGCTGAGTGATCCACGGCACCCCTCAGCTAAAAGCGTCAATTTTCCATAAATTTTCACGCCCGCTTGATAAAGGTCCGTGGGCTCTCCCATTTTATCAAGCCCCATGGCTCCCGTTTCAATACCAATCAAGGAGCCTGATTTATCGATCAAGGGACTTACGGCTGCAAATCCGGGATAAATCTCAACGCCCAGACTTTCGGCCTCAGTCCCGAGCCATTTTGTGAAATTCTCAAGGCTGATGATGTAGTTCCCTGTGTTGTTCATCTGTGGGGGGGTGAGCAGAGGGATGGCGTTCTTTTTCGTTAAAAATAAAAAGCGATCATGTGTGACGGGAGTTAAAAGTGGTGCACCTTTTTCCCTCCAATTGGGGATGAGTTCGTCTAAGGCCCTCGGCTCAAAAACGCAACCGGAGAGAATCTGAGACCCAACAACAGAGGCTTTTTCTAAAATGCAAACGGAAAGATCAGGCGAGAGTTGTTTTAGGCGAATGGCGGCAGAAAGTCCTGCGGGTCCAGCCCCCACAATCACCACATCATAGTGCATGGATTCATCAGACATTATAGACAATGCTCCCCTTCTCTTTTTTTATTTTTTTAGCATGAGTCAAAAAATATATCCACAGCACAGTTCCTCTTTTGTTTTCTATTCAAAGCCCCAACCATAAAAATCCAAAACCGATTATTCCGATAAGAATGAGGCCATATTTTCCACCAGGGGCTTGATAGGAAGTCTCAGTTTGCTGTGCACGTAATTTCCAGACACAAGCCGCGGGGGCTAAAAGCGCAAAGACACTTAAGAACGCTGCTGCATATTTAAGGGCTATCACGAATCCATCGGGATAAAATTGCACCACAAGCCAGGGGGGGAGAAAGCTCAAAATAATAGCTATGTTTTTTTTGGATTTCTTCTGAGAGTCTAGTTTTTCTGAAATCAAAAGATAAAGCGCAAATCCTACCCCCAAAAACGAGGTCGTCATGGCGAGCAACGAATATCCCATATTGAAAATTTTCACATTAGGGACGCCTGATTGCGTAGAGAGCATTTCGATGAAAAGACCAATCCCTCCGCCTTGTGCACGCAGGGCCTCAAAGCTGAGGACACCTTCGACGGGCAGAATACCTTTGCTGACACCAAGCCACAGCGCATAAACCAAGAAAGGCAGAAGTGTGCCAATCAAAATGGCGCGCTTTAAAATTTTCACGTCCTGATTACAATAATTCACAATATAAGGAATGCACACTTGAAATCCAAAAGACGTGAAAAAGACAGGCAACATCAAAGACCATTGCGGCCAGGAATAGGGGACTGAGGACATCCAATTCTCAATCTGAATATGAGGGGTGAGGAGAAACACCATGCCCAATAAAAAAATTCCTTTGAGCGTCAAAAATCCGCGATTGATGTAATCCAATTTATGAATTCCTGCAGCGATGATAAGCGCAAAAAGAAATGTAAAAACCCCGCTCATCAACAATTGCGAAGAGAAAAAAGACTCAGGGAGTGCAGCGCGAATCAACGACGTTTGTCCTGCAATGTAAGCCGCAACCAGGGCATAAAGAAGGGCCCCTAAAGAGAACAGCACAATTGATGCAGATTTTTTTCCAAACACAATTTTTGTGATCTCAGAAATACTAATTCCCTTTTGGATGCGCAAATTTGCCTCAAGATTAATGAGCGTGGCATAATACATCGCGCTCCAAAATCCAAATAGCACAATGAGCGTTGTGGGATAGTCGATAAAACCAGC
This DNA window, taken from Candidatus Bealeia paramacronuclearis, encodes the following:
- a CDS encoding electron transfer flavoprotein-ubiquinone oxidoreductase, which encodes MSDESMHYDVVIVGAGPAGLSAAIRLKQLSPDLSVCILEKASVVGSQILSGCVFEPRALDELIPNWREKGAPLLTPVTHDRFLFLTKKNAIPLLTPPQMNNTGNYIISLENFTKWLGTEAESLGVEIYPGFAAVSPLIDKSGSLIGIETGAMGLDKMGEPTDLYQAGVKIYGKLTLLAEGCRGSLSKQLEKQFNLRNEAMPQTYGLGIKEIWEIDPAHHREGEVLHTIGWPLQTNTYGGSFLYHMSNSMIAVGFVVGLDYPNPYLSPFEEFQRFKLHPKIRGVFEGAKRLSYGARALNEGGFQSIPALTFPGGAVIGCAAGFLNVPKIKGSHTAMKSGMVAAEAAFEHLTKGSEFNYKDRLQKSWVWKELYQVRNIRPGFQKGLWVGLLNAAFETFITRGKSPWTLKHRADFKTTKFAEYFQKIDYPKPDNQITFDRLSSVYLSNISHDENQPCHLTLRDPERMMLVNYREYGSPETRYCPAGVYEIVKEEGRPKLQINSQNCIHCKTCDIKDPTQNINWVPPQGGSGPNYCDM
- a CDS encoding amino acid permease, giving the protein MTSKFIGSVFIIAGTAIGAGMLAMPLTAGFIDYPTTLIVLFGFWSAMYYATLINLEANLRIQKGISISEITKIVFGKKSASIVLFSLGALLYALVAAYIAGQTSLIRAALPESFFSSQLLMSGVFTFLFALIIAAGIHKLDYINRGFLTLKGIFLLGMVFLLTPHIQIENWMSSVPYSWPQWSLMLPVFFTSFGFQVCIPYIVNYCNQDVKILKRAILIGTLLPFLVYALWLGVSKGILPVEGVLSFEALRAQGGGIGLFIEMLSTQSGVPNVKIFNMGYSLLAMTTSFLGVGFALYLLISEKLDSQKKSKKNIAIILSFLPPWLVVQFYPDGFVIALKYAAAFLSVFALLAPAACVWKLRAQQTETSYQAPGGKYGLILIGIIGFGFLWLGL